Within the Iodidimonas sp. SYSU 1G8 genome, the region CTGACGGATTCCGGCGGGTTCCAGGTCATGTCTCTCTCCAAGCTGCGCAAGATCGACGAACAGGGCGTGACCTTCCAGTCGCATCTGGACGGTACGGCCTTCAGCCTGACGCCCGAACGCAGTATGGAGATTCAGCGGCTGCTCGGCTCGAACATCGTCATGGCCTTCGACGAATGCACCAAGTTTCCGGTCGAGAAGACCGAGGCGGCCACCTCCATGCAGCTTTCCATGCGCTGGGCGCGTCGTTCGCGCGAAGCCTTCAATGGCGGCGGGGACCATGCGGCACAGAACGCGCTGTTCGGCATCGTCCAGGGCAGCACGTTCGAGGATCTGCGCCATGAATCCATCGCCGCGCTGACCGAGATCGGCTTCGAGGGCTACGCCGTCGGCGGTCTGGCGGTGGGCGAGGGGCAGGAGACCATGTTCGATGTGCTTGATTACACAGCCCCGGCGCTGCCGCAGGACCGCCCGCGCTACCTGATGGGCGTCGGCAAGCCGTCCGATCTGGTGGGCGCGGTCCAGCGCGGCATCGACATGTTCGATTGCGTGCTGCCGACACGCTCTGGCCGGAACGGTCAGGCGTTCACCCGCCGCGGCACCGTCAACATCAACAATGCGCGCCATCTCGACGACCCGCGCCCGCTGGACGAGGCGTGCGGCTGTCCGGCCTGCCGTCAGTACAGCCGGGCCTATCTGGCCCATCTCGTCCGCTCGGGCGAGATCCTCGGCGCCATGCTGATGACGTGGCACAACCTGCAATATTATCAGGACCTGATGGCAGGCCTGCGCGGCGCCATCGAGCGCCGGGAGATGGCGGCCTTCGTGGCCGAATTCCATGCCATGCACGAGCAGGGCGATATTGATCCGCTGTAGATCCTCGCAAGGACAAATCGCGGTTCTCCTGTGCTTTCCCAACGAAACAGGCAGTCGTTAGGCTTATGAAACAAGACTTGTTGCGCCCTGATAACCACGCCAGTATTCGGGGCAAGCGCCCGCCGGCCCGGAAGCGGTCGACCGTCCGGCCGGCGCCGGATACGCGCAGGGATGAAATCGCCATGACGGCTGCCTGGACCAATGTTACCGACGCCGTGTTCCACCACGCCGCGACGCGCCCGGATGCCGTCGCGCTGGTCGAAGGGCCCACCTGGCTGACCTTCAGCGAGTTCGCATCCCTCATCGCCAAGGCGACGGTTTACTTGCGCCAGCAGGGCATCAAAGCGGGCGATCGTGTCGGCGTGCGCATGACCAACAGCGCCGATCACATCATCCTGTCGCTGGCCTTGCTGCGTCTGGGAGCGGCCAAGTTCGAGCTGTCACCCAACGCGGAGGCGGGCGAACTCGAGGCGATCACGCGCAAGTTCTCGCTGGCGACCCTGTTCATCGAGCCGCCGATGAAGCTCTATCGCGGCGCGCGCTGCTTGCCGGTCGACCTGTCATGGCGCCCGTCCTTGCTGGCTCTCGAGGGAGACGCCCGTCATGATGACGGTATCGAGCCCTTCTATGTCGCCCTGACTTCGGGCAGCTCAGGTACGCCCAAGGCTATTCCGGTCTCGCACCGTCAGATCATCGGCCGCTTCGTCGATCTGGCCAGCGGGCATGCCCAGACCGGCATGATCTCGCTCGAGCGACCGGGTAATTTCATGCTGATCGGCAGCCTTGCCTTCAGCGATTTTCATAATTTCATGCTGACCCAGCTCATGGCGGGCGCCTGCATCGTTGTCCTGCCTGAGTTCGGGAGATTCTATGACATCGTTCGCTATCTGAACCATTACGACGATACCGTGACCATGTTGACGCCGGCCATGTGCGACGCGCTGCTCGCCTGCGCGCCCAAGTCGGGCGTCCTGCTGCCGCGGATGCGGTTCATGACGGTAGGCGGGCAATCCACACCGCCTGATATCAAGAAGGCGATGATCAACCGGGTCACGCCTCATTTCCACGATCTATACGCCTGTCCGGGCGCGGGTGTCATCGCGCTCCAACAGCCGTCCGAAATGCCACGCCGTGGCGACAGCGTCGGGAAGCCGGTGACCGGCGTCGAGGTGGAAATCGTCGACGCCGCGGGCAAGCCACTCGGCGCCAACCGGATCGGATATCTGCGCTGCCGAGGAGACTTCGTCTCGGCTAACTTCCTGATGGGAGAGGACGCCACCTGGGAGCCCGGCGAGGGATTCAGAGACGGATGGTATTATCCGGGTGATCTCGCCAGCATGGACAGCAGCGGCTTCGTGTTCATCAAGGGACGGACGTCGGACATCATCCGCCGGAATGGCATCGAGGTCTATCCTGCGGAGATCGAGGCGGCCATCGCGTCGCACCCGTCCGTGAAGGAAGCGGCGGTAATCGGGCTGCCGGCCAGGCGCGGTGGTCACGACGTCATCGCCATCGTCGTCCCGAAGACACAGCCCGATCACGACGAAATCACCCAGCATTGCGAGACCAAGCTGACGCCTGAAAAGCGCCCCGGCGGGATTGCCTACATGGACGCGCTACCCAGAACCGCCAACGGCAAGGTCAACCGGACCAGAGTCCGCGAACTGGCGCAGATAGCACTCAAACGCGCCGAAGCCATGCGAAAGACCAGAGGGACCGCATGACGCGCGTGGTCGTGACAGGCGGCGCCACGGGTATCGGCGCCGCGACCGTCGATCGCTTGGAGAAGCGCGGATGCCAGGTCATCGTTCTGGATGTGGTGCCACCCCAGGAGGCGTCCGCCGGTTTCATTTGCTGCGATCTCTCCGATCCGGCTGCCATCGAAAGGGCTACCTCCGAGATCGACGGCCCTATCGATGCTCTGGTCAACGTCGCGGGTATTCCGGGACCGAGGCCGGCAGAGCCCGTCGTGGCGGTCAATTTCCTCGGGTTGCGGGCGCTGTCGCTGAAACTTCTGCCCCGCATCGTTCCCGGCGGCAGTCTCGTCATTGTCGCCTCGACCGCGGGCCGGGATTGGCAACGCCGTTCCACCGTCGTCAATCAGTTGCTCGACACCGCCGACTTTGAATCCGGCATCACATGGTGCCGGGAGAATTCCGGTCTCTGGGACAGGGATCCTTACACGTTCTCGAAACAGTGCGCGGTAGCCTGGATGTACCGTGCCGCGGGCCTTGCACTGCCGCGCGGTGTCCGGGTCAACAGTGTCAGTCCCGGCGGCACCCAGACCAGGCTGACCAAGAACTTCACCGAGCAGATCGGCGCGGAGCAGGTGGCCTGGATGAACGAGCGGATTGGCCGAATGGCCAGACCGGACGACATCGCGGCGATCATCGAGTTCGTGGCCATCGGGGATTGCGGCTGGCTCAACGGCATCGACATTGTCGCCGATGGCGGGCTGAGCGCCGGCATTCTGGGAGGCTGGATCGACTTCAGCCAGTCTCCGGCTGCCAGAGCCAAAGCCGCGCGGCAGCCGACCGAGAGCTGAGCCTAGACGGGCATCGGTGCCGGCACCATGCCAGCGACCTCGGCGGCGATCGCGTAGGATCGCTTGCGTGCCTCATGGTCGAAAATCTGCGAGGCGATCATCAACTCGTCGGCGCCGGTACGGGCGATGAAGGCTTCGAGGTCGCGCTTCACGGTCTCCGGCGACCCGATGGCGGAACGTTCCAGGGTCTGCTGGATCAGGTGCCGCTCCGATGGGCCGAGTGTATCCTCATAGTGCTCAACCGGCGGCTGCAACTGGCTGGGGCGGCCGGTGCGCAGATTGACGAAGGCCTGCTGCATGGAACTGGCCAGAAGACGCGCCTCGGCATCGGTCGGCGCCGCGAACACGTTATAGCCCAGCATGAGGTAGGATTTGTCGAGGAACTCGGATGGCTTGAAACGGGTCCGGTAGATCTCGATCGCCTGCATCATCTGGGCCGGAGCGAAATGCGAGGCGAAGGCGTAGGGCAGGCCAAGGGCGGCCGCGAGCTGGGCGCCGAAGGTACTGGAACCCAGAATCCAAACCGGCACATGCGTGCCTTCGCCCGGGATCGCCCTGACATACTGGTTGGGCTGAGCGTCGCGGAAATAGCCGATCAATTCCATGACGTCGCGCGGGAACTCGTTCGGGTCCGACTCCAGGGTCCGGCGCAGGGCGCGCGCCGTCATCTGGTCCGTGCCCGGCGCACGGCCGAGGCCGAGTTCGATTCGTCCGGGATAGAGCGATGCCAGCGTTCCGAACTGCTCGGCG harbors:
- the tgt gene encoding tRNA guanosine(34) transglycosylase Tgt, which gives rise to MNDRFSFSLMARDGEARRGTLRTVRGYVETPAFMPVGTAATVKAMMPESVAATGAQIILGNTYHLMLRPGAERVAALGGLHKFMNWSGPILTDSGGFQVMSLSKLRKIDEQGVTFQSHLDGTAFSLTPERSMEIQRLLGSNIVMAFDECTKFPVEKTEAATSMQLSMRWARRSREAFNGGGDHAAQNALFGIVQGSTFEDLRHESIAALTEIGFEGYAVGGLAVGEGQETMFDVLDYTAPALPQDRPRYLMGVGKPSDLVGAVQRGIDMFDCVLPTRSGRNGQAFTRRGTVNINNARHLDDPRPLDEACGCPACRQYSRAYLAHLVRSGEILGAMLMTWHNLQYYQDLMAGLRGAIERREMAAFVAEFHAMHEQGDIDPL
- a CDS encoding LLM class flavin-dependent oxidoreductase, which encodes MIKLSVLDLCPVVEGGTPGDAFRNSRDLARHAERLGYHRYWLAEHHGMPGVASAATSIVISHVAAGTSTIKVGAGGIMLPNHAPLVIAEQFGTLASLYPGRIELGLGRAPGTDQMTARALRRTLESDPNEFPRDVMELIGYFRDAQPNQYVRAIPGEGTHVPVWILGSSTFGAQLAAALGLPYAFASHFAPAQMMQAIEIYRTRFKPSEFLDKSYLMLGYNVFAAPTDAEARLLASSMQQAFVNLRTGRPSQLQPPVEHYEDTLGPSERHLIQQTLERSAIGSPETVKRDLEAFIARTGADELMIASQIFDHEARKRSYAIAAEVAGMVPAPMPV
- a CDS encoding SDR family oxidoreductase, whose amino-acid sequence is MTRVVVTGGATGIGAATVDRLEKRGCQVIVLDVVPPQEASAGFICCDLSDPAAIERATSEIDGPIDALVNVAGIPGPRPAEPVVAVNFLGLRALSLKLLPRIVPGGSLVIVASTAGRDWQRRSTVVNQLLDTADFESGITWCRENSGLWDRDPYTFSKQCAVAWMYRAAGLALPRGVRVNSVSPGGTQTRLTKNFTEQIGAEQVAWMNERIGRMARPDDIAAIIEFVAIGDCGWLNGIDIVADGGLSAGILGGWIDFSQSPAARAKAARQPTES
- a CDS encoding class I adenylate-forming enzyme family protein, translated to MTAAWTNVTDAVFHHAATRPDAVALVEGPTWLTFSEFASLIAKATVYLRQQGIKAGDRVGVRMTNSADHIILSLALLRLGAAKFELSPNAEAGELEAITRKFSLATLFIEPPMKLYRGARCLPVDLSWRPSLLALEGDARHDDGIEPFYVALTSGSSGTPKAIPVSHRQIIGRFVDLASGHAQTGMISLERPGNFMLIGSLAFSDFHNFMLTQLMAGACIVVLPEFGRFYDIVRYLNHYDDTVTMLTPAMCDALLACAPKSGVLLPRMRFMTVGGQSTPPDIKKAMINRVTPHFHDLYACPGAGVIALQQPSEMPRRGDSVGKPVTGVEVEIVDAAGKPLGANRIGYLRCRGDFVSANFLMGEDATWEPGEGFRDGWYYPGDLASMDSSGFVFIKGRTSDIIRRNGIEVYPAEIEAAIASHPSVKEAAVIGLPARRGGHDVIAIVVPKTQPDHDEITQHCETKLTPEKRPGGIAYMDALPRTANGKVNRTRVRELAQIALKRAEAMRKTRGTA